The following proteins are encoded in a genomic region of Alnus glutinosa chromosome 8, dhAlnGlut1.1, whole genome shotgun sequence:
- the LOC133875417 gene encoding protein SIEVE ELEMENT OCCLUSION B-like — protein sequence MASSNGNTQPALKMQQLIKSDRRRTFSSSDDGAMMKQIQATHSPDGREVDVKPILNIIEDILRRAIPTIDGVLINGKQEQVDTAEDKSTSQLADFLGVLEALAYLIHKISCELSCKCSGGSDAHATTMALFNTLSSFSWDTKVVIALAALAVNCGEFWLVAQLWTTNPLAKSVAFLKQLPDILQNVNSLKPQFDALKKLVKAIIDVTKCIIEFKELPSQYISYDTPPMSTATAHIPIAAYWTVRSIVACASQIASFIGLRHEYTASATEAWELSSLAHKVSNIHEHLKNQLAVCNQHIDEKIHLERYHNLVRLFETLQIDNMKTLKAVIYPMEELQIGTTKAKASIEVLKRKHVLLLISDLDISEDEILILSHMTQKSRRPAEAQYEVIWLPILDRMTVSNEKNTAKFKHLQSMMPWYTVLDPWIIEPAVIKYIKEVWHFAKISILVSLDQQGRVVSQNALHMLWIWENSAFPFNSEKEEALWKSETWRIELLVDTIDPEVFNSIANGRIVCLYGGEDIEWIRKFTSTAQAVAKAAKVTLEIFYVGKNNAKERVSKNNEIIRKELLSRHWPQLTSIWFFWKRLESMLYSKLQHGSSVENDHIMREVMTMLSFDGGDQGWALVYGGPAEIARAKGDIALTCLQQFEQWKDDAESNGFVPALKNRMKLLHLPHHCNRLILPGVNGGILETVVCAECGRPMEKYFMYRCCVED from the exons ATGGCCAGCAGCAACGGCAACACACAGCCAGCTCTTAAGATGCAGCAGCTGATCAAGAGTGACCGTCGACGGACGTTCTCATCATCTGATGACGGTGCAATGATGAAGCAGATTCAGGCAACGCATTCCCCTGATGGTCGTGAAGTTGATGTCAAGCCCATTCTGAATATCATTGAGGACATCTTGCGTCGTGCCATTCCTACCATTGATGGTGTTCTTATTAAT GGTAAGCAAGAACAAGTGGATACGGCGGAAGACAAGAGTACTAGTCAGCTGGCTGATTTTCTTGGCGTTCTTGAAGCATTGGCTTACCTCATACATAAAATTTCCTGCGAG TTATCATGCAAGTGCTCAGGTGGTAGCGACGCACATGCAACAACTATGGCGCTATTCAACACCCTTTCGAGCTTTTCATGGGATACAAAAGTTGTCATAGCTCTTGCAGCTCTTGCTGTGAATTGTGGGGAGTTCTGGCTCGTTGCTCAGCTTTGGACGACAAATCCTCTCGCCAAGTCGGTGGCTTTCCTGAAGCAGCTGCCGGACATCTTACAGAATGTAAACTCTCTGAAACCCCAGTTTGACGCACTAAAGAAACTCGTCAAGGCCATCATAGACGTAACAAAGTGCATCATTGAGTTCAAGGAGCTTCCGTCACAGTACATTTCATATGACACGCCACCGATGTCAACTGCCACGGCTCATATCCCCATTGCCGCCTACTGGACAGTTCGAAGTATAGTGGCTTGCGCCTCACAGATTGCAAGCTTTATAGGTTTGAGACATGA GTACACTGCATCAGCCACGGAGGCGTGGGAACTGTCAAGCTTGGCTCATAAGGTCAGCAATATACACGAGCATCTCAAGAACCAACTCGCTGTCTGCAATCAACATATAG ATGAGAAGATACATCTAGAACGCTACCATAATCTCGTCCGGCTTTTTGAAACACTACAAATTGACAATATGAAGACTCTCAAGGCAGTGATATACCCCATGGAAGAACTGCAGATTGGTACTACCAAGGCAAAG GCAAGTATTGAAGTACTAAAGAGAAAACATGTGTTACTGCTGATATCGGATCTTGACATCTCCGAGGACGAAATTTTGATTCTTAGTCACATGACCCAAAAATCACGAAGGCCAGCAGAGGCCCAATATGAAGTGATATGGCTCCCAATTCTGGATAGGATGACCGTTTCAAATGAAAAGAATACAGCTAAATTCAAGCACCTGCAATCAATGATGCCATGGTACACTGTGCTTGATCCATGGATCATAGAACCGGCAGTCATCAAGTACATCAAGGAAGTGTGGCATTTTGCAAAGATATCAATTCTAGTTTCATTAGATCAACAGGGAAGGGTGGTCTCCCAAAATGCACTCCACATGCTGTGGATTTGGGAGAATTCGGCTTTCCCTTTCAATAGTGAGAAAGAGGAAGCCTTATGGAAGTCAGAAACTTGGAGAATTGAGCTACTCGTTGATACCATTGATCCAGAAGTGTTTAATTCG ATAGCAAACGGGAGAATCGTATGCTTATATGGAGGTGAGGACATTGAGTGGATCCGGAAATTCACATCCACAGCACAAGCTGTTGCCAAGGCTGCTAAGGTGACGTTAGAAATATTTTACGTGGGGAAGAACAATGCAAAGGAGAGGGTGAGCAAAAACAATGAAATAATCAGAAAAGAACTTCTCAGTCGGCACTGGCCACAACTCACATCCATATGGTTCTTTTGGAAACGGCTGGAGAGTATGTTGTATTCAAAATTGCAGCATGGCAGCAGTGTCGAGAACGATCACATAATGAGGGAGGTCATGACTATGCTTAGCTTCGACGGCGGAGATCAAGGATGGGCACTAGTGTACGGAGGACCGGCTGAGATTGCCAGAGCCAAAGGAGACATTGCTCTGACGTGCCTGCAACAGTTCGAGCAGTGGAAAGACGATGCTGAGAGCAATGGCTTTGTGCCAGCACTCAAGAATCGCATGAAACTTCTTCACCTCCCGCATCATTGCAACCGCCTCATCCTCCCCGGTGTCAATGGCGGAATCCTGGAGACTGTGGTGTGTGCAGAGTGTGGCCGTCCGATGGAGAAGTACTTCATGTACCGCTGCTGCGTCGAGGACTAA